From Topomyia yanbarensis strain Yona2022 chromosome 1, ASM3024719v1, whole genome shotgun sequence, one genomic window encodes:
- the LOC131693170 gene encoding rho-associated protein kinase 1 has translation MAALMDEDRHKRLLALEEKMRDPGSIANIDCLLDTVTALVADCDHDNVKIIKNIETYIKRYKDLAREVNELRMKPDDFIPIKLIGRGSFGEVQLVRHKTSKQVYAMKRLSKYEMITRSDTAFFWEERYIMAHANSEWIVQLHYAFQDSKYLYMVMDYMPGGDIVSLMNIYEIPEKWAIFYTMEVVLALDTIHNMGFIHRDVKPDNMLLDKYGHLKLADFGTCMRMGPDGLVRSSNAVGTPDYISPEVLQFQGAQGGYGRECDWWSVGIFLYEILIGDTPFYSDSLVGTYSKIMDHENSLHFPQDAAVSQNAKSLIKGFLADRTKRLGRHSVDEIKCHPFFQNDVWTFENLRESVPPVVPELSSDDDTRNFDEIERKNSVEANFPTPTTFSGDHLPFIGFTYTGDYQLLCGGAQDNVDNKTTTLNTSHRNHQRHRSSNNAELLRLENMLQRERNTIDMLEKQERTLRQQIELITQRETEIQNLANSYEKELTMLKHNFREMQRKADSEQDGRRKTENMLLETKQRLEEEKSKRTREMNNNQQCNDKINMLEKQLTDMQEKYKNETENSQKLKKQVAELRLTKTDTEQKANDLQSMLAGLQTARDVLQQEVADLQSRLAQERNARIQMAELHKELEGKIHSLGGDLERSITREQQALEDNRSLTDKISELEKENASIECELKAVQNRYHQEVKAHQETEKSRLLNNEEANMQEVKALQTKLNEEKVARQKAEQNSQEKERQISMLSVDYRQIQQRLQKLEGEYRQESEKVLALHSQLEQEQNKKSTLLSELSLQSSEVAHLKAKEMQLVKEVQQFRETKRKYEEDIVKIKNAHNVDILQMKELQDQLEAEQYFSRLYKTQSNEVREELEDKSRQNQELEEERSSVLHQLQLAMARADSEALARSIAEETVADLEKDKTMKELELKDLVTKHRNELSTKEATLTSLKDLETETNKKLNNKLFEIDDLTQQNRKLQDELGQLKSEQSEMEKLRTKLKTETMLKQQAVNKLAEIMNRKDNNLTGKQKSKVNSTADLRKKEKENKRLQQELSVERAKYDELCLKHNETISQLSREIDIKTKLQMEIECKATEIEHLQMKLNETASLSSADNDTVEDNQDAIFEGWLSIPNKQNIKRYGWKKQFVVVSPKRIIFYSTEVDKQHAIDPLLIIDLSKVFHVRPVTQGDVIRADPKEIPRIFQLLYAGEGEARRPDEQQQLDVSSSKADERFLTLQYKGHEFLQISYHIPTTCDLPSCQKALWHVFKSLPAYECKRCRFKLHKEHVDNNNPLAPCKLHHDPNHAREMLLLATSNEDQNRWVSRLSKRIQKSGYKANSTNNLGGAGGSTSSNSSGNGEGSKISPSQSTRSNYKPYAVNVQRSATLPANASLKQQQ, from the exons ATGGCTGCGCTGATGGATGAGGATCGTCACAAAAG GCTGCTCGCCTTGGAGGAAAAGATGCGTGATCCGGGGAGTATTGCCAACATCGATTGTCTATTGGATACGGTGACGGCACTGGTGGCGGATTGTGATCACGACAATGTGAAAATCATCAAGAACATAGAAACATACATCAAGCGTT ACAAGGATCTGGCTCGTGAAGTTAACGAGCTGCGTATGAAACCGGATGATTTCATACCGATCAAGCTGATTGGTCGTGGTTCTTTTGGTGAAGTCCAACTGGTGCGCCATAAAACGTCCAAGCAGGTGTACGCAATGAAAAGGTTGTCCAAGTACGAAATGATTACCCGTTCGGATACAGCTTTTTTCTGGGAAGAGCGCTACATAATGGCTCATGCCAATTCGGAATGGATAGTCCAATTACACTATGCTTTTCAAGATAGCAAATATTTGTACATGGTGATGGATTACATGCCTGGCGGGGACATTGTTAGTTTGATGAACATCTACGAGATTCCGGAAAAATGGGCTATATTTTATACGATGGAAGTCGTATTGGCGCTGGACACGATTCACAATATGGGTTTCATTCATCGGGATGTCAAACCGGACAATATGTTGCTGGATAAATATGGACATCTGAAACTGGCTGATTTTGGTACGTGTATGAGGATGGGGCCCGATGGCTTAGTACGCTCGTCAAATGCTGTTGGAACACCGGATTACATTAGCCCAGAAGTGCTACAATTTCAAGgtgctcaaggaggttatgggCGCGAGTGTGATTGGTGGTCGGTGGGAATATTTCTTTATGAAATATTGATTGGTGACACACCGTTCTACTCGGACAGTTTGGTGGGCACATATAGCAAAATAATGGACCACGAAAATTCGCTGCACTTTCCACAGGATGCTGCCGTTAGTCAGAACGCAAAATCTTTGATTAAGGGATTTCTTGCCGATCGAACAAAGCGACTGGGCCGACACAGTGTTGACGAGATCAAATGTCATCCGTTCTTTCAAAACGATGTGTGGACATTCGAAAATTTGCGCGAATCGGTTCCACCGGTTGTTCCAGAACTGAGTAGTGATGATGATACTCGAAACTTTGAcgaaattgaaagaaaaaatagcGTAGAAGCAAATTTTCCCACTCCTACTACATTCTCCGGTGATCATTTACCTTTCATCGGCTTCACCTACACTGGTGACTATCAGCTGCTATGTGGTGGTGCTCAGGACAATGTGGACAACAAGACCACAACGTTGAACACATCACATCGAAATCACCAGCGACATCGATCGTCCAACAATGCCGAACTGCTTCGGCTGGAAAATATGCTACAGCGTGAACGAAACACGATCGACATGCTGGAGAAACAGGAAAGGACACTGCGGCAGCAAATCGAACTTATAACGCAACGGGAGACGgaaatacaaaatttggccAACAGTTACGAGAAAGAACTTACCATGCTTAAACACAACTTCCGGGAGATGCAACGAAAGGCTGATAGTGAACAAGACGGTCGGCGAAAGACCGAGAATATGTTGCTAGAGACTAAGCAACGACTAGAGGAGGAGAAAAGTAAACGGACCCGCGAAATGAACAACAACCAGCAGTGTAATGATAAAATTAACATGCTCGAAAAACAGCTCACCGACATGCAGGAAAAGTACAAGAATGAAACTGAaaatagtcaaaaattgaaaaaacagGTGGCTGAATTGCGCTTGACAAAAACGGATACCGAACAAAAGGCTAATGATTTGCAGTCGATGTTGGCGGGCTTGCAAACCGCACGCGATGTTCTTCAGCAAGAAGTTGCAGATCTACAGTCACGGTTGGCTCAGGAACGAAATGCTCGGATTCAGATGGCAGAATTGCACAAGGAATTGGAAGGCAAAATTCATTCTCTCGGTGGTGATTTGGAGCGTTCGATTACACGAGAGCAGCAAGCACTAGAGGACAATCGCAGTTTAACTGACAAGATTTCTGAGCTGGAGAAGGAAAATGCTTCAATCGAATGTGAGCTCAAGGCGGTCCAGAATCGGTATCACCAAGAGGTAAAAGCTCACCAGGAAACGGAAAAATCCCGCCTGCTCAACAACGAAGAGGCTAACATGCAGGAGGTTAAAG CGCTTCAAACTAAGTTAAACGAGGAAAAGGTGGCCCGACAGAAGGCCGAACAAAATTCCCAGGAGAAGGAGCGTCAGATTTCGATGCTTTCAGTAGACTATAGGCAGATTCAGCAAAGATTGCAAAAACTCGAAGGCGAATATAGACAG GAATCGGAAAAGGTGCTTGCCCTGCACAGTCAGCTTGAGCAGGAGCAAAACAAAAAGAGCACTCTGCTGTCGGAACTCAGTCTGCAAAGTTCGGAGGTTGCACATCTAAAGGCGAAAGAAATGCAGCTAGTGAAGGAAGTGCAACAGTTTCGCGAGACAAAGCGCAAATACGAAGAAGATATTGTTAAAATTAAAAACGCCCATAATGTAGACATCCTGCAG ATGAAAGAGCTTCAAGATCAACTTGAAGCCGAGCAGTACTTTTCTCGGCTCTACAAAACTCAGAGCAACGAGGTTCGTGAAGAGTTGGAGGATAAATCACGACAAAATCAAGAACTTGAGGAGGAACGGAGTTCCGTCCTACATCAGTTGCAGCTCGCAATGGCGCGAGCTGATTCGGAAGCTCTTGCTCGTTCGATAGCCGAAGAAACGGTAGCGGATCTGGAGAAGGACAAAACAATGAAGGAGCTCGAGCTGAAGGACCTTGTAACTAAACATCGAAACGAGCTGTCAACCAAAGAAGCGACCCTCACCTCCCTCAAGGATCTTGAGACTGAAACGAACAAAAAACTCAACAATAAATTGTTTGAGATTGATGATTTAACGCAACAGAATCGCAAGCTTCAGGACGAACTCGGTCAGCTGAAGAGCGAACAGAGTGAGATGGAAAAATTGCGCACAAAACTCAAGACTGAGACAATGCTGAAGCAGCAGGCAGTCAATAAGTTGGCCGAAATCATGAACCGGAAGGATAATAACCTTACTGGAAAACAGAAGAGTAAGGTTAATTCTACTGCAGATTTGAGAAAGAAGGAAAAGGAGAACAAACGTCTCCAGCAGGAACTATCCGTCGAGCGAGCCAAGTACGACGAACTGTGCTTAAAGCACAATGAAACCATTAGCCAATTATCAAGGGAAATTGAT ATTAAAACCAAACTTCAGATGGAGATTGAATGCAAAGCAACGGAAATTGAACACCTGCAGATGAAGTTAAATGAAACGGCTTCACTGTCATCTGCCGACAACGACACTGTAGAGGACAACCAAGACGCGATATTCGAAGGATGGCTAAGCATACCGAACAAGCAGAACATTAAACGATACGGGTGGAAGAAACAATTTGTGGTTGTTTCGCCCAAGCGGATTATTTTCTATAGTACAGAGGTAGATAAACAGCATGCTATCGATCCACTGCTTATCATCGACCTAAG TAAAGTGTTTCACGTCCGACCAGTCACACAGGGCGACGTCATTCGGGCCGATCCCAAAGAAATTCCAAgaatatttcaattattataCGCAGGCGAGGGTGAAGCAAGACGGCCCGATGAGCAACAGCAGCTGGACGTCAGCTCATCCAAAGCAGACGAACGGTTCTTGACTTTGCAGTACAAAg GTCATGAATTCCTTCAGATCAGTTACCACATCCCAACTACGTGCGATCTGCCATCATGTCAAAAGGCGCTATGGCATGTATTCAAATCTTTGCCTGCCTATGAGTGTAAAAG ATGTCGTTTCAAGTTACACAAAGAACATGTGGACAACAACAATCCACTAGCACCCTGCAAGCTTCATCATGATCCGAATCATGCCCGCGAGATGCTTCTTCTTGCCACTTCCAACGAGGATCAGAACCGGTGGGTTAGTCGACTGTCGAAGCGTATCCAGAAGAGTGGGTACAAAGCGAATTCCACCAACAACCTGGGAGGGGCAGGAGGCAGTACTAGCAGTAACAGCAGTGGTAATGGTGAGGGGAGTAAAATATCTCCCAG TCAATCGACACGTTCCAATTACAAGCCGTATGCTGTGAATGTGCAACGGTCAGCTACCTTACCGGCGAATGCATCTCTGAAGCAGCAACAGTAG